The Mytilus galloprovincialis chromosome 4, xbMytGall1.hap1.1, whole genome shotgun sequence genome contains a region encoding:
- the LOC143071680 gene encoding toll-like receptor 4 — protein MFLIINLMFVYLTVGRVNTDAARGRECYFSTKCRCFSFLPTQNYNAVCSNSKLHAIPVFKDNIHSIDLSYNRIQKIQNKHFSNNGNLKELNLSHNKIKSLSKNSFYGLRKLSMLIVSQNAIDSVETNTFFYLQSLAYLDMKHTRINVSTLQSLLFLKTLRMDFILNESNNLSFTLLHLKHLDLSGMSGRCEARTLTEDVFKFIPNIEDLNLSACKINWIYKGTFKFMRNLSILDLSYNQCLTFSEAENVTHDLIYTSIKVLKVNKIHKTFQMNTMIKSSHLRNLKGTNLIELQVNSNRIQKMEKGALLQLPSTLRTISMSDNEFSYGDYLSDVIFLPVEHANISELFKSHIPSKHEERCEHRNESNFQEEEIKNHISSIRPNFVPLPLRLKSIVYRNCLIRYEIPAMKMSENSIEYFDGHQNMFFSLIGPLCPLDHMRYLDLSGNMCSNVSKVFFKCIGNLQILRLQNNLLGFVLPDDVNGEVLQYLPDLREINLSENRIPTLPYYFFKSQVSVRRLYLDGNLLDYLIFKIDHMKNLNFLGLSNNRFSYLDKPARDQLETVFKNNKNLSIDISGNPLKCTCDTKDFIQWMGNTEIIFNNLHFYSCRLSTDKKQNLNNPNRLYEVLQKECVSYTSLVIGLISLVGLFVSILTFGLVYRHRWRIRYMYYMVKIRYFETKQKTHERKIYRYDAFVSYESNDRSFVHGQFLRKLENDAGLKLCIHQRDFLPGRDIAENITSAIHDSRKIVVIMSPNYLDSYWCMFEYNMARVESIYSRNKENILFLVFLQQMSPRSLPLLVLELVQSQSYIEYPNDEYGDTVFWEKLKEVLT, from the coding sequence ATGTTCCTCATAATCAATCTGATGTTTGTATACCTAACTGTTGGCCGTGTCAATACAGATGCTGCAAGAGGAAGGGAATGTTACTTTTCAACAAAATGTCGTTGTTTCTCATTTTTACCGACACAAAACTACAACGCTGTATGTTCCAACTCAAAGTTGCATGCCATTCCAGTCTTCAAAGATAACATACACAGCATCGATTTAAGCTATAACCGtatacaaaaaattcaaaacaaacattttagtaATAATGGCAATCTGAAGGAATTAAATCTGTCACACAACAAGATTAAATCATTATCAAAGAACTCTTTTTATGGACTGCGAAAATTGTCGATGCTGATTGTAAGTCAAAATGCAATAGACAGTGTAGAAACTAACacatttttctatttacagtcTTTGGCATATTTAGACATGAAACACACTAGAATCAATGTTTCAACTCTGCAATCTCTTCTGTTTCTTAAAACATTAAGAATGGACTTCATACTGAATGAGAGTAACAATTTATCATTTACACTTTTGCATTTAAAACATCTTGACCTGTCAGGAATGTCTGGTAGATGTGAGGCTAGAACATTGACCGAGGATGTGTTTAAATTTATTCCTAACATAGAGGATTTAAACCTTTCCGCGTGTAAAATCAATTGGATCTATAAGGGAACTTTTAAATTCATGAGGAATCTTTCAATATTAGACTTATCTTATAATCAATGTCTTACATTTTCAGAGGCTGAAAATGTAACTCACGATTTGATATACACCTCTATCAAGGTTTTAAAAgtgaataaaattcataagaCATTTCAAATGAATACGATGATCAAAAGTTCACATTTAAGAAACTTGAAGGGAACAAATCTTATAGAACTACAAGTAAATAGTAATAGAATACAAAAAATGGAGAAAGGGGCATTACTTCAGCTACCGAGTACACTTCGTACAATATCCATGTCCGATAATGAATTTTCATACGGCGATTATCTTTCGGATGTCATCTTTTTACCAGTTGAACATGCAAACATTTCCGAATTGTTCAAATCTCACATTCCTTCAAAACACGAGGAACGTTGCGAGCATCGAAACGAAAGCAATTTTCAGGAAGAGGAAATAAAAAACCACATTTCGTCAATACGACCAAATTTTGTTCCTTTGCCACTGAGGCTGAAATCAATTGTCTACCGAAATTGTTTGATTCGATACGAAATACCAGCAATGAAAATGTCGGAAAACTCAATCGAGTATTTTGATGGTCATCAAAATATGTTCTTCTCTTTGATAGGTCCATTGTGCCCCCTTGATCACATGAGATATTTGGATTTGTCTGGTAATATGTGTTCTAATgtttcaaaagtttttttcaagTGTATCGGTAATCTACAGATACTGCGATTACAAAATAATCTTTTAGGATTTGTTCTGCCTGATGATGTTAACGGTGAAGTATTACAATATCTTCCAGATCTTAGAGAAATAAACTTATCAGAAAATAGAATACCAACATtaccatattatttttttaagtcacAAGTTTCAGTTCGACGTTTATACTTAGATGGTAATTTGTTAGATTATCTTATATTCAAGATTGACCATATGAAGAACCTTAATTTTCTAGGTCTATCTAACAACCGATTTTCGTATTTGGATAAACCAGCAAGGGATCAGTTAGAAACTGTATTTAAGAATAACAAAAATTTAAGCATTGATATAAGTGGGAATCCTCTAAAGTGTACGTGTGATACCAAAGATTTTATACAATGGATGGGAAACACTGAAATCATATTTAATAACCTGCATTTCTATTCGTGCAGATTATCTAccgataaaaaacaaaacttaaataaTCCAAATCGTTTATATGAAGTTTTGCAAAAAGAATGTGTCTCTTACACGTCCTTAGTTATAGGCTTAATATCATTGGTTGGTTTGTTTGTTTCCATTCTGACTTTTGGGTTAGTGTACAGACATAGGTGGAGAATTCGATATATGTACTACATGGTTAAAATACGATATTTTGAAACTAAGCAAAAGACTCACGAGAGGAAAATATACAGATATGATGCTTTTGTGTCATACGAAAGTAATGATCGATCTTTTGTCCATGGACAATTTCTTCGAAAACTAGAGAACGATGCTGGATTGAAATTATGCATTCATCAAAGAGATTTTCTCCCGGGACGTGATATTGCAGAAAATATAACTTCTGCTATTCACGACAGTCGTAAAATTGTCGTCATAATGTCTCCAAACTATCTAGATTCATATTGGTGTATGTTCGAATATAACATGGCAAGAGTAGAAAGTATTTATTcaagaaacaaagaaaatattttatttcttgttttcttgCAACAAATGTCACCTAGAAGTTTGCCGTTACTTGTTTTAGAACTTGTGCAGTCACAATCGTACATAGAATACCCTAATGATGAATATGGAGACACAGTTTTCTGGGAAAAACTGAAAGAAGTTTTGACATAG
- the LOC143071681 gene encoding toll-like receptor 4 → MRNVFAADNQFSFGGFIKDVLNISIHFVNVSNMFTPHYPIEKPEICDFPEDRCIRSEDGHKRYLQSLEEEQNNIQPSISIPPNMTKVIYRGCNLRFEIPFLRVSSNKVKFIDASFNIFYSWKGPVKSFNYLEYLDMSNNFCTNVSNNFFLRVPNLKNLYVQNNLLGFVLPKDTDGAILRYVKKLQVINLAYNRIQRLPWKFFKQQRLLRKLNISNNMLNNITFDISHMDHLMYLDISKNRLSFLSQSFRDQLQEKFKQNEKLKVDISGNNFQCICDNVDFVQWVSIYHPHLDNLHLTRCQLKDRTKLYLKEAQYIYDMLRKECSSYTALVIGIAILIAFCGSIVLLGMIYRYRWKIRYLYYIIKSKYHGTIKAPSSTDTREYKYDAFISYDENDSNFVHNNLLHQLERDGGLKLCIHKRDFVPGNDIAANITSSIHVSRKVIIVMSCHFLESYWCMFEYNMARMESIYSRDKENILFMIFLEQIQPGQLPLHILELVQDQSYIEYPNDEYGNTVFWGKLRDVLVG, encoded by the coding sequence ATGCGAAATGTTTTTGCGGCGGACAATCAATTTTCTTTCGGAGGATTTATTAAGGATGTTCTGAATATTTCGATACACTTTGTAAATGTATCAAATATGTTTACACCACATTATCCTATTGAAAAACCAGAAATATGTGATTTTCCTGAAGACAGGTGTATTCGATCAGAAGATGGACATAAACGATACTTGCAATCGCTTGAAGAAGAACAGAACAATATTCAACCTTCTATATCGATCCCTCCAAACATGACAAAGGTTATTTACAGAGGTTGTAATTTACGATTCGAAATTCCTTTTCTCCGTGTATCAAGCAATAAGGTGAAGTTTATTGACgctagttttaatattttttactcGTGGAAAGGACCAGTTAAGTCATTCAACTACCTTGAGTACTTAGATATGTCGAACAATTTTTGTACAAacgtatcaaataattttttcttGAGAgttccaaatttaaaaaatctttatgTTCAAAATAATCTACTTGGATTTGTCTTGCCGAAAGATACAGATGGCGCAATACTACGATATGTTAAGAAGCTTCAAGTTATTAATTTAGCATATAATAGAATCCAACGGCTTCCATGGAAGTTTTTTAAACAGCAAAGATTGTTACGAAAGTTGAATATAAGTAACAATATGTTAAATAATATCACATTTGATATAAGTCATATGGATCACTTGATGTACCTTGATATTTCAAAAAACAGACTGTCATTCCTTTCTCAAAGTTTCCGTGACCAGCTGCAAGAAAAATTCAAACAGAATGAAAAACTGAAAGTTGATATAAGCGGGAATAATTTTCAATGCATTTGTGACAATGTTGATTTCGTTCAATGGGTTTCAATATATCATCCACATCTTGACAACTTACATTTAACAAGATGCCAGCTTAAAGACAGAACCAAACTTTACCTGAAGGAAGctcaatatatatatgatatgctTAGAAAGGAGTGTTCATCATATACTGCTCTGGTCATAGGAATTGCTATACTAATCGCCTTCTGTGGTTCAATAGTTCTTTTGGGTATGATATATAGATACAGGTGGAAAATACGttatctatattatataatcaaaagtAAATACCATGGAACAATAAAAGCACCAAGCAGCACTGATACTCGCGAATATAAATACGATGCATTCATTTCCTACGACGAAAATGACTCAAATTTTGTCCACAATAATCTTCTACATCAACTTGAAAGAGACGGAGGACTGAAACTATGTATCCATAAAAGAGACTTTGTTCCAGGAAACGACATCGCGGCTAATATTACGTCATCTATTCATGTTAGTCGGAAAGTAATCATTGTCATGTCATGTCACTTTCTAGAATCGTACTGGTGTATGTTCGAATACAACATGGCAAGAATGGAAAGTATTTATTCCAGAGATAAagagaatattttatttatgattttcttGGAACAAATCCAACCTGGGCAGTTACCACTACATATTCTTGAGCTTGTACAAGATCAATCTTACATTGAGTATCCGAATGATGAATATGGCAACACAGTGTTTTGGGGAAAGCTAAGAGACGTTCTTGTAGGTTAA